TCGCCGTCGGCGACTTCGTAGTCGGTTTCGACGCTGGGCGCGACGGGGAGGAACGTCTCCGGGAGGTTCGTAATCGTCTCGGCGGTCGTGGCCGCCATGCCGTGGCGTTCGAAGAAGTCCGAGAAGAACGACTGCTCGTACTCCAGTCGGGATTCGAAGTCACGAATACCCTCCGCGGCGGTCGGACTGGCGACGACGCGCGCACCGTGTTCGCGTAGTCGCTTCGCGAGTCCGAAGTGGTCGGGATGGGGGTGTGTGACCAGTACTTGTTCGACGTCGGTCGGTCCTAACTCGCGGGCTTCGAGGCCGTCGAGCAGGGCCGCCCACGCCTCTTCGGTTCCCGGTCCAGGGTCGACCAGCGTTCGCCCGGAGAGGTAGGCGTTCACCGGGCCGATTTGGAACGGCGTCGGTATCGAGAGCCGCGTGAACATACGCGAATTGTGACCGCCAGCGGGTAAACCGTTTTTGACATGCCGCGTCGATTGCCGGTCTTCCGACAACGTGCCGTGTCGTCGGAGCAAAGTATATATTTGTCCTTCACGTAGAAACACAATTGGTGTGGTACAGATGAACAAGAACTTCAAGGACGCGTGGTACTACGAGCGACGCGCCGCACAACACCTCTACCGAGGCATTCGAGAAGAACTGGAACCAGTCGAAAACCGAATTCGAAAGGCGACCGGCCGTGAGAAAGAAGCCGTCAGTCGAACCGAGAAGTGGCGCGCAGAGATAGTGGACGCCGAAACGCGGGCCGGGCGCCGAGCGAAAGACGCCGTCCGACGCGCCCGCAGTCGAGTCTGACCGGTCGTTTTTTCGGGTGGTAAAGTAAGTCTTAAGTCCGGCAAGGGGGAACCGTTTGGTACGCGGG
The sequence above is a segment of the Halorussus halophilus genome. Coding sequences within it:
- a CDS encoding DUF7553 family protein, with the translated sequence MNKNFKDAWYYERRAAQHLYRGIREELEPVENRIRKATGREKEAVSRTEKWRAEIVDAETRAGRRAKDAVRRARSRV